The Primulina tabacum isolate GXHZ01 chromosome 16, ASM2559414v2, whole genome shotgun sequence genome window below encodes:
- the LOC142529073 gene encoding uncharacterized protein LOC142529073, whose translation MEELKYICKFCNKSFPCGRSLGGHMRSHLINVSSDQTQKNDHKLQKKKLPPHTNGKGNAKLDEIMVFGSRVGSYKTRKFSKSIKKVNTLLQRKLCKECGISFQSWKALFGHMKSHSLSGRIENSLEGDSPDSFDDHRKMNMDNCSDNEAATPFSKKKRSERLKRCTYAANSSSLTNFSSYVSDIDQREQEAVALSLIMLSKDVRKWDGMHSFDSSDNNSELLEAKNLGKIVDRNLKNGEFLRFEELKNGKIYSIVVDSEVKTPYSRNGHKKRTEFRADENFKKSKYVDIGCNKSDVSSPKNLIKKSEFDLLEEQDFKKNNKRKFTDSSDSDSTLLVENFKVPLSYSPFDSEDFERNSKFLCTICKRAFPSYQALGGHRASHKNFKGCCAPRNENTENSPIQSDQNTEDKRDFAAKAASEVGFKKGKDHECPICFKIFSSGQALGGHKRSHLISHQTKSNHPSTAPQKPIIRNTRLS comes from the coding sequence ATGGAGGAACTGAAGTATATCTGCAAATTCTGCAACAAAAGTTTCCCCTGTGGCAGATCCTTAGGTGGCCACATGAGGTCTCATTTGATCAATGTTTCATCCGATCAAACTCAGAAAAATGATCACAAGTTGCAAAAGAAGAAACTCCCACCTCATACAAATGGCAAAGGCAATGCTAAACTCGATGAGATTATGGTATTCGGAAGCCGAGTTGGTTCGTACAAGACTAGAAAATTCTCAAAGTCGATTAAAAAAGTGAATACTTTGCTTCAAAGAAAGCTCTGTAAAGAATGCGGCATAAGTTTCCAATCTTGGAAGGCTTTGTTTGGCCACATGAAATCTCACTCTCTCAGTGGAAGGATTGAAAATAGCTTGGAAGGAGATTCTCCAGACAGTTTCGATGATCATCGGAAAATGAACATGGATAACTGTTCAGATAACGAAGCGGCGACTCCCTTTAGCAAGAAAAAGAGATCAGAGAGATTGAAAAGGTGCACATATGCAGCAAATTCATCTTCTTTGACAAATTTTTCATCGTACGTTTCTGATATCGATCAGCGAGAACAAGAAGCGGTAGCTTTGAGTTTGATCATGCTTTCAAAGGATGTAAGGAAATGGGATGGTATGCATTCTTTTGATTCTTCTGATAATAATTCTGAGCTTTTAGAAGCTAAGAATCTCGGTAAAATCGTGGACAGAAACTTGAAAAATGGTGAGTTCTTGAGGTTTGAGGAACTCAAAAATGGGAAGATATATTCTATAGTTGTGGATTCTGAGGTTAAAACTCCATATTCAAGAAATGGGCACAAAAAAAGAACTGAATTTCGTGCAGATGAAAATTTTAAGAAGTCGAAGTATGTCGACATTGGATGCAACAAATCCGACGTTAGCTCCCCAAAGAATTTGATCAAGAAAAGTGAATTTGATCTGCTTGAAGAACAAGATTTCAAGAAGAACAACAAGAGGAAATTTACTGACTCAAGTGATTCTGACTCGACTTTGCTTGTGGAAAACTTCAAAGTCCCATTATCCTACAGCCCATTCGACTCGGAAGATTTCGAGAGGAACAGCAAATTTTTGTGCACAATTTGTAAAAGAGCTTTCCCTTCTTACCAAGCTCTTGGGGGTCACAGAGCTagccataaaaatttcaaaggCTGCTGTGCTCCAAGAAATGAAAACACAGAAAATTCACCAATTCAAAGTGATCAGAACACCGAAGATAAACGTGATTTTGCAGCAAAAGCTGCATCAGAAGTTGGATTCAAGAAAGGTAAAGATCATGAATGCCCAATTTGCTTCAAGATTTTCTCGTCAGGCCAAGCTTTAGGTGGGCACAAAAGATCACACTTGATTAGTCATCAAACCAAAAGCAATCATCCATCTACAGCTCCTCAGAAACCAATTATCCGAAATACGAGACTTTCTTGA
- the LOC142528779 gene encoding uncharacterized protein LOC142528779, giving the protein MVQKRTFGEGEPIEVSSKQARHLEPNKQLITTFEFPSESAVPSPHVSDQGDNCSAKIKPEYSEKFHVTGADPLFFITKDVPSTASSSLPYSSWATSSVREEDRRLESPFHLLSSPDYHNTERPPRTNMHHAEIYSFLLDHPPRKVVPVGPDFQANVLEWVGHGNQTTLKCSKYPQEESNLISQSPESVPFKHFDLAGRRVIPMPESKLPAESNEVGVGRIDCSCEDMGSIRCVQQHILEAREKLKKTLGLEAFTVLGFCDMGELVAEKWSEDEEQLFHEVVFSYPASVGKNFWDHLAVVFPSRTRKEIVSYYFNVFMLRKRAEQNRIDPMNIDSDDDQWQGTDDSSDDEVEVDEDDGFEVESPLDADRHEIFDKVTHPSGEDVCQASAVYPGNIHAMCQISGGDHSHETRSPGVKNESRTSGDAIVALGERAEKSDDHRQWTGTNGVSGHDFMLEACNARDWEGGYMAHTRNEVDLLPTCSMIEEVFGTGSWNCKARDGQGLS; this is encoded by the exons ATGGTACAGAAACGCACTTTTGGCGAAGGCGAGCCAATTGAAGTTTCATCTAAACAAGCTAGGCATCTTGAACCAAATAAGCAACTCATTACTACTTTCGAATTTCCTTCTGAATCTGCAGTTCCGAGTCCTCATGTTTCAG ATCAAGGTGATAACTGTTCAGCTAAAATTAAGCCTGAATATAGCGAGAAGTTCCATGTTACTGGTGCAGATCCTCTATTTTTCATCACGAAAGATGTTCCATCCACGGCCTCCAGTTCTCTTCCTTACAGTTCCTGGGCCACCAGCAGTGTCCGTGAAGAGGATAGAAGGTTGGAGTCACCATTTCACTTGTTGTCATCCCCTGATTATCATAATACTGAACGCCCACCAAGAACCAATATGCACCATGCGGAGATTTATTCGTTTCTTTTGGATCATCCTCCTCGGAAAGTTGTTCCTGTGGGACCAGATTTCCAAGCTAACGTACTGGAATGGGTTGGGCATGGAAATCAGACGACCCTTAAATGCTCCAAGTATCCACAGGAAGAATCTAATCTGATTTCTCAATCCCCAGAATCTGTTCCTTTCAAACATTTTGATTTAGCTGGACGCCGTGTCATTCCAATGCCAGAATCAAAATTGCCTGCAGAGAGTAATGAGGTTGGGGTTGGTAGAATAGATTGTTCATGTGAAGACATGGGCTCGATCAGATGTGTCCAACAACACATTCTAGAAGCCAGAGAGAAACTTAAGAAAACACTTGGGCTTGAGGCTTTTACTGTGCTAGGTTTCTGTGATATGGGAGAGTTAGTTGCGGAGAAATGGAGTGAAGACGAAGAGCAATTATTTCATGAGGTTGTATTTTCCTATCCAGCATCGGTAGGGAAGAACTTCTGGGACCATCTAGCAGTTGTATTTCCCTCCAGGACAAGGAAGGAAATTGTCAGTTATTATTTTAATGTCTTTATGCTTCGAAAACGCGCTGAGCAAAACAGGATTGATCCAATGAACATTGATAGCGATGATGATCAATGGCAGGGGACTGACgattctagtgatgatgaggttGAAGTTGATGAAGATGATGGTTTTGAGGTTGAATCACCTTTAGATGCCGATAGACATGAAATCTTTGATAAAGTCACACATCCATCTGGTGAGGATGTTTGCCAGGCATCTGCTGTATATCCTGGTAATATACATGCCATGTGCCAGATTTCAGGTGGCGACCATTCTCATGAAACTCGCAGTCCTGGTGTTAAAAATGAATCTCGTACATCTGGTGATGCTATTGTTGCTCTTGGCGAGCGTGCAGAGAAAAGTGATGATCATAGACAATGGACTGGCACTAATGGGGTCAGTGGACATGACTTCATGTTGGAGGCTTGTAATGCTCGAGATTGGGAAGGTGGGTACATGGCTCACACAAGAAATGAAGTGGATCTCTTGCCCACATGCAGTATGATTGAAGAAGTGTTTGGTACTGGATCTTGGAACTGTAAGGCCCGGGATGGACAGGGCTTAAGCTAG
- the LOC142529834 gene encoding plant intracellular Ras-group-related LRR protein 7-like, protein MGCCSSKNADSRASRAARWRSTGIVALRDSKLKTFPDEVLNLERSVRTLDLTHNRLVDVPTEISKLINLQRLILADNLIERLPMNLGKLQSLKVMTLDGNKVTTLPDELGQLVKLERLSISGNLLIQLPETIGSLRNLVLLNVSNNKINFLPESIGSCYSLEEFQANENSIEELPGSICNLVNLKSLCLDNNDLKQIPPNLLKDCKSLQNISLHGNPISMDHFQQMEGFPEFESRRKRKFDKQIDSNVMISSKGLDEGVDL, encoded by the exons ATGGGTTGTTGCAGCAGTAAGAACGCCGATTCCAGAGCGAGTCGCGCCGCTCGATGGCGGTCCACGGGGATCGTAGCCTTGCGTGATTCTAAATTGAAG ACATTTCCGGATGAAGTTCTCAATTTGGAAAGATCAGTGCGCACACTTGATTTAACGCATAACAGATTGG TTGATGTTCCGACGGAGATAAGCAAATTGATTAATTTGCAGCGTTTG ATTTTAGCTGATAATCTTATTGAGCGCCTTCCAATGAACTTAGGAAAGCTTCAGTCGTTAAAGGTTATGACACTCGATGGAAATAAAGTGACCACATTGCCTGATGAAT TGGGCCAGTTGGTAAAACTAGAGAGGCTATCAATATCGGGAAATTTGTTGATTCAGTTGCCTGAAACTATAGGGAGCTTGCGCAAT TTGGTGCTGTTAAATGTATCAAAcaacaaaataaactttcttcCGGAGTCAATTGGTAGCTGTTACTCGCTGGAGGAGTTTCAAGCTAATG AAAATTCTATTGAAGAGCTTCCGGGTTCAATTTGCAATCTCGTTAATCTAAAGTCTCTCTGTTTGGATAATAATGACCTGAAACAG ATACCTCCAAACTTGTTGAAAGATTGCAAAAGTCTGCAGAATATATCCCTCCATGGAAACCCAATATCTATGGATCATTTTCAACAG ATGGAAGGGTTCCCAGAATTCGAGTCTCGGAGAAAAAGAAAGTTCGACAAACAGATTGATTCTAATGTGATGATCAGCTCCAAAGGCCTTGATGAGGGCGTTGACCTGTAA
- the LOC142529201 gene encoding uncharacterized protein LOC142529201, with protein sequence MQRKRHRAQSTSQPQKRQFTGPSRHQGQQKPQGQFQRLGEQRPPQAPGAPNPEERHPCKQCNRFHFGKCMWGTFKCFICKEEGHMAADCPKSKSPTTCRAYVMHAEEAEAEPNSTLITGEHIDEEIGGAED encoded by the exons ATGCAGCGGAAGAGGCATCGGGCCCAATCTACCTCACAGCCACAGAAGAGGCAGTTCACTGGGCCATCGAGGCatcaggggcagcagaagccccagggtCAGTTTCAGAGGCTCGGAGAGCAGAGGCCACCGCAGGCACCAGGGGCTCCTAATCCGGAGGAGAGGCATCCGTGCAAGCAGTGCAACCGGTTCCATTTCGGCAAGTGTATGTGGGGGACCTTCAAATGCTTCATATGCAAAGAAGAGGGCCACATGGCAGCTGATTGCCCTAAGAGCAAAAGCCCCACTACTTGCAGAGCCTATGTGATGCACGCAGAGGAGGCGGAGGCGGAGCCAAACTCTACGCTGATCACCG gtgagcatatagatgaggagattggaggcgccgaagactga